Proteins found in one Nymphalis io chromosome 4, ilAglIoxx1.1, whole genome shotgun sequence genomic segment:
- the LOC126781721 gene encoding 7-methylguanosine phosphate-specific 5'-nucleotidase-like, producing the protein MNMFANLCEIPELSRPNVFIKDKEDLLKKINLIVSEGNKKLQIVTDFDHTLTRHNMDNGDPVLTSYGMFRECPSIPKHYKDEENRLSEIYKPIEVDPVMSDEDKTKHMIDWYVAGHKLLKGMQFPKNELEEVSQKMKECFRIGVNELLAWSEAKQVPVLVFSAGLGECVVAALRAANLLLPHVKVVSNFLAFDDAGAIIGIKGDVIHTYNKNETVIKNTEYYEMVKERNNVLLMGDNIGDASMAEGMEHCDVIIKIGFLGRNTDANLQNYVNKFDIVLVNDHTMDIANAILKHVL; encoded by the exons ATGAACATGTTTGCGAATTTATGTGAAATACCTGAGCTAAGCAGGccgaatgtttttattaaagataaagaGGATTTACTTaagaaaataaatctaattgtaTCCGAGGGTAACAAAAAGTTACAAATAGTAACAGACTTCGATCACACATTGACAAGACACAATATGGATAATGGAGACCCAGTATTGACTAGCTATG GTATGTTCAGAGAATGCCCATCAATACCTAAACATTATAAAGATGAAGAGAATAGGTTATCAGAAATATATAAGCCTATCGAAGTAGATCCAGTAATGAGCGATGAAGACAAAACCAAGCACATGATTGACTGGTATGTGGCTGGCCATAAGTTGTTAAA AGGTATGCAGTTTCCAAAAAATGAACTTGAGGAAGTGAGTCAAAAAATGAAAGAGTGCTTTAG AATAGGAGTTAATGAGTTATTAGCATGGAGTGAGGCAAAGCAGGTGCCTGTGCTAGTTTTCTCGGCAGGGCTCGGAGAATGTGTTGTAGCTGCTCTCAGAGCTGCTAATCTCCTTTTACCTCATGTGAag gtGGTGTCAAACTTTCTTGCTTTTGATGATGCAGGAGCTATAATTGGTATAAAAGGTGATGTGATTCATACATACAACAAGAACGAAACAGTCATTAAGAACACAGAATATTATGAGATGGTGAAAGAAAGgaacaatgttttattaatggGAGATAACATTGGAGATGCAAGCATGGCAGAAGGTATGGAGCATTGTGACGTCATCATCAAGATAGGCTTCCTAGGACGTAATACAGATGCCAACCTCCAAAATTATGTTAACAAATTTGACATAGTTTTGGTTAATGACCATACAATGGACATAGCAAATGCCATATTGAAACATGTGCTGTGA
- the LOC126781665 gene encoding protein SPT2 homolog: MEFRETLLAAQRNQQQKSSAESMYYKARFDPPKKELKPRDRLSANIQKFLAKKEEEERQKKLDAQKKRDELLAMRDPKALRKIQKTLKVIKSANKSVLADAIDTEHTAVTREGPDQPDQDDYGYESQEAAALYEKMMQKYSKVPDKPKFAPGSNNVSKDLNGTRERVKHALQHEEEPVPHKRRRRTEHDDGDISPPQKYEPEKKKDEKPEKPKIRKPAPPPLDFNQLLKLAEQKKSVPIEVAAKKVVTEQEPDRLMTKKQKREYEEEMARRQRRQERIDAEKAGGRKAPKEERTVEKTKRTEPSSFGRIPKLSDKNSNQKTDAPPKTYEREKDSEREKHDDLQKEREKLRLQKEKLEREEKRLRDREREILKAEKERNEREMKLNKDRLDKIKTKLEKSDKNVDRAKVASREQEIKKSIDLKSQNTYRIDKNSNEKDIKKTGVPQKSHDQKYMNGLGSQGKPVPKLNKEQSINKNDRDRIGLAKQKMNESSPKLNGHARNEKRPEVNKGQPQKRPDDKRPPNPKTPGSSKPAMSNSFDFDKHVNSLGKNGTKQFPPSNVRRKPHPDDRKRPKRRMLDSDSEYDSEMDDFIDDGDENMDYSKHIKEIFGYDKSKYRHIDDEDDPMMESSFARQQREEYISKKIGIMEDLEDMRMEAMEKSKKKKSRRLSDD; encoded by the exons ATGGAGTTTCGAGAAACTTTGCTGGCTGCTCAACGAAATCAACAACAAAAGTCATCTGCT gaaaGTATGTATTACAAAGCCCGCTTTGATCCTCCAAAGAAGGAATTAAAACCAAGAGATCGATTGTCAGCCAATATCCAAAAGTTTTTGGCTAAAAAGGAAGAAGAAGAAAGACAGAAAAAATTGGATGCACAAAAGAAAAGAGATGAGCTTCTTGCAATGCGAGACCCAAAG gcaTTAAGAAAGATTCAAAAGACCCTGAAAGTGATTAAGTCTGCTAATAAATCAGTGTTAGCTGATGCAATTGATACAGAACACACTGCAGTGACAAGGGAAGGTCCTGATCAACCAGACCAGGATGATTATGGTTATGAATCACAAGAGGCTGCTGCACTGTATGAGAAAATGATGCAAAAATATAGCAAAGTGCCTGATAAGCCAAAATTTGCACCGGGTA GTAATAATGTAAGTAAAGATCTAAATGGTACAAGAGAAAGAGTAAAACACGCTCTGCAACATGAAGAGGAGCCAGTTCCTCATAAAAGAAGACGTCGGACGGAACATGATG ATGGAGATATAAGTCCACCTCAAAAGTATGAAcctgaaaagaaaaaagatgAAAAGCCCGAGAAACCTAAAATAAGAAAGCCAGCTCCACCTCCTTtagattttaatcaattattaaaacttGCCGAACAAAAAAAGAGTGTTCCCATTGAAGTAGCCGCAAAGAAAGTTGTCACAGAGCAGGAACCCGATAGACTCATGACGAAGAAACAAAAACGCGAATATGAAGAGGAAATGGCGCGTCGTCAAAGGAGACAGGAACGTATCGATGCTGAAAAAGCGGGTGGCCGTAaag CTCCTAAAGAGGAAAGAACCGTTGAAAAAACCAAAAGAACAGAACCCTCAAGTTTCGGGCGCATTCCAAAACTAAGCGATAAAAATTCCAACCAGAAAACTGATGCACCGCCTAAAACATACGAAAGAGAAAAAGACAGTGAACGAGAAAAACATGACGATTTACagaaagaaagagaaaaattaaGATTGCAGAAAGAAAAATTAGAACGGGAAGAGAAGAGGTTAAGAGATAGAGAAAGGGAGATATTGAAAGCTGAAAAAGAAAGAAATGAACGTGAAATGAAACTAAACAAAGATagattagataaaattaaaactaagttAGAGAAATCAGATAAAAATGTAGATAGAGCTAAAGTCGCTTCAAGGGaacaagaaattaaaaaaagtatagacTTGAAGAGTCAAAACACATACAGGATAGATAAAAACTCAAATGAAAAAGATATCAAGAAAACAGGTGTGCCTCAAAAGTCACATgatcaaaaatatatgaacggACTCGGTTCACAGGGTAAGCCCGTGCCAAAACTAAATAAGGAACAGAGCATCAATAAGAACGATAGAGATAGGATCGGCTTAGCGAAACAGAAAATGAACGAAAGTTCTCCTAAATTGAACGGCCACGCTAGGAACGAGAAACGGCCAGAAGTTAATAAAGGTCAACCTCAAAAACGACCCGACGATAAACGGCCACCCAATCCAAAAACACCGGGTTCGAGTAAGCCCGCAATGTCGAATAGCTTTGATTTTGATAAACACGTGAATTCTTTGGGCAAGAATGGCACGAAGCAGTTCCCACCCAGCAACGTCAGGAGGAAACCGCATCCTGACGATAGGAAAAGACCTAAAC gtCGCATGCTCGATTCTGACTCTGAATATGATTCGGAGATGGACGACTTTATCGACGACGGCGACGAGAACATGGACTACTCGAAGCACATCAAGGAAATATTTGGCTATGATAAGTCAAA ATACCGGCATATAGATGATGAAGACGATCCCATGATGGAATCGAGTTTCGCGAGACAGCAGCGCGAAGAATACATTAGCAAGaaaatag GTATAATGGAGGACCTGGAAGATATGAGAATGGAAGCGATGGAGAAGAGCAAAAAGAAGAAATCGAGACGGCTAAGTGACGACTGA
- the LOC126781891 gene encoding 60S ribosomal protein L27a: MKLNKNIIFSAASTKKFDVDVLFTSFSLFLKFLLKSGNMATSKKKTRKLRGHVSHGHGRIGKHRKHPGGRGNAGGEHHHRINMDKYHPGYFGKLGMRNYHLRRNKEFCPVLNLDKLWTLVSEQSRLKYANATDGKVPVINIVKAGYYKLLGKGKLPKQPVIVKAKFFSKTAEKKIKEIGGACVLSA, translated from the exons ATGaaactcaataaaaatattatttttagtgctGCCAGCACTAAAAAATTTGACGTTGACGTATTGTTCACGTCTTTCTCTCTCTTTTTAAAGTTCTTGTTGAAGAGTGGAAATATG GCAACCTCTAAGAAGAAGACTAGGAAGCTAAGAGGGCATGTGAGCCACGGTCATGGACGTatcg GTAAACACCGTAAACATCCTGGAGGTCGCGGTAACGCTGGTGGTGAACATCATCACAGAATAAACATGGACAAATACCATCCAGGATACTTTGGCAAA cTGGGTATGAGAAATTACCATTTAAGAAGGAACAAAGAGTTTTGTCCTGTGTTGAACCTGGACAAACTTTGGACTCTGGTTTCTGAACAGTCAAGACTTAAATATGCTAATGCCACAGATGGAAAAGTTCCCGTCATTAACATTGTGAAGGCT ggTTACTACAAATTGCTCGGAAAGGGCAAGCTACCCAAACAGCCTGTAATTGTGAAGGCCAAATTCTTTTCAAAAACAGCCGAAAAGAAAATCAAAGAAATTGGCGGGGCATGTGTTTTGTCTgcataa
- the LOC126781690 gene encoding uncharacterized protein LOC126781690 isoform X1: MADVSSDDRKVKLTKNGKVVKRRTRNPEEWHKQKQKRLRIAGLEYINANGKVVPPKQPGPDCNCRRKCFQKVPDDVRLKTFQGFYSMKTHDEQNAYLFGLMRQVDVKRKRVKSSSRRTCTFEYFVRVKGRETQVCQTAFKNIHAITERKVRVLCKKMDDGVMFPSDNRGKNSHRRSGEVRLPTTVIEQIKNHIYSIVHTHRLKDFIRLDKIAGLEINISKMWKDYIKTYDPDNISATMPKSKRHIDLELQNEHNHQTQHPAQQDTFTPIAYPGSGHLVNIAENYFENQYQTALATTTNSTNFYPTQNGPQGMGILLQSTVTRATQPTAFILLQTKPEPQQDNTLAIANAPYNQESEIHDSDEKSGKKLKKERKKGPIVKQWRYTNIFHDEINGAALAAIKTRLGMYYAESDAARKKAKQTRPQESAQTQTANDQTQIRTDLAPIRPQHQPIRSHTVTIYT, encoded by the exons atgGCGGATGTCTCAAGCGATGACCGAAAAGTTAAGTTAACTAAAAATGGTAAAGTTGTGAAAAGACGCACACGAAACCCAGAAG AATGGCACAAACAGAAACAAAAGCGGCTCAGGATTGCTGGACTAGAATACATAAACGCAAATGGGAAAGTTGTTCCACCGAAACAACCCGGTCCAGATTGCAACTGTCGCCGTAAATGTTTTCAGAAAGTTCCTGACGATGTGAGACTCAAAACTTTTCAAGGATTCTATTCCATGAAAACACATGATGAGCAAAATGCTTACCTCTTTGGTCTTATGAGACAAGTAGATGTTAAACGAAAAAGGGTAAAATCAAGTAGCAGGCGTACTTGTACATTTGAATACTTTGTAAGAGTTAAAGGAAGAGAAACTCAAGTTTGCCAGactgcttttaaaaatattcatgccATAACGGAAAGAAAAGTCAGAGTACTATGCAAAAAGATGGATGATGGTGTGATGTTCCCTAGTGATAATCGAGGGAAAAATAGTCATAGGCGTTCTGGTGAAGTGCGTCTTCCAACAACTGTCatagaacaaattaaaaatcatatctATTCTATAGTTCATACACACAGACTAAAAGATTTTATAAGACTTGATAAAATTGCTGGCTTAGAAATTAACATATCGAAGATGTggaaagattatataaaaacctaTGATCCTGATAACATATCTGCTACAATGCCCAAATCTAAGAGGCATATAGATTTAGAATTACAAAATGAACACAATCATCAAACACAACATCCAGCTCAACAGGATACTTTTACCCCTATAGCATATCCAGGAAGTGGGCATCTTGTTAATATTGCAGAGAACTACTTTGAAAATCAGTACCAAACAGCTTTGGCCACTACAACAAATTCAACAAATTTTTATCCAACACAAAATGGTCCTCAAGGTATGGGAATACTTTTACAATCAACGGTAACAAGAGCAACCCAACCcacagcttttattttactacaGACGAAACCAGAACCTCAGCAAGATAATACATTAGCAATAGCAAATGCTCCATATAATCAAGAATCTGAAATTCATGATAGTGATGAGAAAAGTGGAAAGAaacttaaaaaagaaagaaaaaagggACCTATCGTAAAACAATGGAGgtacacaaatatatttcatgatgAAATCAATGGTGCAGCTTTAGCAGCAATCAAAACGAGACTTGGTATGTATTATGCTGAAAGCGATGCTGCAAGAAAAAAGGCCAAGCAGACTCGGCCACAGGAGTCAGCACAGACGCAAACAGCAAATGACCAGACTCAAATAAGAACAGACCTGGCTCCTATTAGACCACAGCATCAACCGATTAGATCACATACTGTAAcaatatatacctaa
- the LOC126781690 gene encoding uncharacterized protein LOC126781690 isoform X2 — protein sequence MKTHDEQNAYLFGLMRQVDVKRKRVKSSSRRTCTFEYFVRVKGRETQVCQTAFKNIHAITERKVRVLCKKMDDGVMFPSDNRGKNSHRRSGEVRLPTTVIEQIKNHIYSIVHTHRLKDFIRLDKIAGLEINISKMWKDYIKTYDPDNISATMPKSKRHIDLELQNEHNHQTQHPAQQDTFTPIAYPGSGHLVNIAENYFENQYQTALATTTNSTNFYPTQNGPQGMGILLQSTVTRATQPTAFILLQTKPEPQQDNTLAIANAPYNQESEIHDSDEKSGKKLKKERKKGPIVKQWRYTNIFHDEINGAALAAIKTRLGMYYAESDAARKKAKQTRPQESAQTQTANDQTQIRTDLAPIRPQHQPIRSHTVTIYT from the coding sequence ATGAAAACACATGATGAGCAAAATGCTTACCTCTTTGGTCTTATGAGACAAGTAGATGTTAAACGAAAAAGGGTAAAATCAAGTAGCAGGCGTACTTGTACATTTGAATACTTTGTAAGAGTTAAAGGAAGAGAAACTCAAGTTTGCCAGactgcttttaaaaatattcatgccATAACGGAAAGAAAAGTCAGAGTACTATGCAAAAAGATGGATGATGGTGTGATGTTCCCTAGTGATAATCGAGGGAAAAATAGTCATAGGCGTTCTGGTGAAGTGCGTCTTCCAACAACTGTCatagaacaaattaaaaatcatatctATTCTATAGTTCATACACACAGACTAAAAGATTTTATAAGACTTGATAAAATTGCTGGCTTAGAAATTAACATATCGAAGATGTggaaagattatataaaaacctaTGATCCTGATAACATATCTGCTACAATGCCCAAATCTAAGAGGCATATAGATTTAGAATTACAAAATGAACACAATCATCAAACACAACATCCAGCTCAACAGGATACTTTTACCCCTATAGCATATCCAGGAAGTGGGCATCTTGTTAATATTGCAGAGAACTACTTTGAAAATCAGTACCAAACAGCTTTGGCCACTACAACAAATTCAACAAATTTTTATCCAACACAAAATGGTCCTCAAGGTATGGGAATACTTTTACAATCAACGGTAACAAGAGCAACCCAACCcacagcttttattttactacaGACGAAACCAGAACCTCAGCAAGATAATACATTAGCAATAGCAAATGCTCCATATAATCAAGAATCTGAAATTCATGATAGTGATGAGAAAAGTGGAAAGAaacttaaaaaagaaagaaaaaagggACCTATCGTAAAACAATGGAGgtacacaaatatatttcatgatgAAATCAATGGTGCAGCTTTAGCAGCAATCAAAACGAGACTTGGTATGTATTATGCTGAAAGCGATGCTGCAAGAAAAAAGGCCAAGCAGACTCGGCCACAGGAGTCAGCACAGACGCAAACAGCAAATGACCAGACTCAAATAAGAACAGACCTGGCTCCTATTAGACCACAGCATCAACCGATTAGATCACATACTGTAAcaatatatacctaa